Proteins from one Candidatus Sericytochromatia bacterium genomic window:
- a CDS encoding NAD(P)/FAD-dependent oxidoreductase, which produces MPTSESWDVIVIGGGPAGLMAAVSAARAGARTLLLEKGDRLGRKLIISGGGRCNVTNAGDTAHLVAMIVGNGRFMHSIFPQFSNHDIIAFFEGLGVRLKEEDHGRMFPVTDKATTVAATLIAHLEELGARVWLEAPVAELCLAQGRIAGVRLRNGDTVLARQVVVAVGGKSVPKTGSTGDGYAWAEGAGHTITPLFPTEVPIHLAAPWVQTRRLQGLSLKEVPVSLFNAKGKRLTTQVGDVVFTHFGLSGPAALRLGHYVSVATARGETPLRLELDWRAEAHEAAVLDEIRGRLAAEPKKAIKNSLAGLLPERALQLLLELAALDPEQTPAHLPRSGLVQLAAQIKRFAAQVSGTGSLEEAFVTGGGVSLKEIDPRTLESRKTAGLAFAGEVLDVHAHTGGYNITVALTTGWVAGRWAAARARDERSRV; this is translated from the coding sequence ATGCCCACTTCGGAATCGTGGGATGTGATCGTGATCGGGGGGGGCCCGGCTGGCCTGATGGCAGCCGTGTCGGCGGCGCGGGCGGGCGCGCGCACCCTACTGCTGGAAAAGGGCGATCGCCTCGGCCGCAAGCTGATCATCTCGGGCGGCGGTCGCTGCAACGTCACCAACGCGGGAGACACCGCCCATCTGGTGGCCATGATCGTCGGCAACGGACGCTTCATGCACAGCATCTTCCCGCAGTTCTCCAACCACGACATCATCGCCTTCTTCGAGGGGCTCGGGGTGAGATTGAAAGAAGAGGACCACGGCCGCATGTTTCCGGTCACGGACAAGGCCACCACCGTGGCCGCCACCCTGATTGCGCATCTGGAGGAACTCGGCGCACGGGTCTGGCTGGAAGCTCCCGTGGCGGAACTCTGTCTGGCGCAGGGACGCATCGCGGGGGTCCGCTTGCGGAACGGTGACACCGTGCTGGCCCGCCAGGTCGTGGTGGCCGTGGGAGGCAAATCCGTGCCCAAAACCGGCTCGACCGGTGACGGCTACGCCTGGGCCGAGGGGGCCGGGCACACCATCACGCCCCTGTTCCCGACCGAGGTGCCGATCCATCTGGCGGCGCCCTGGGTGCAGACCCGGCGCCTGCAGGGCCTGTCGTTGAAGGAGGTGCCTGTGAGCCTGTTCAACGCCAAGGGCAAACGCCTGACCACCCAGGTGGGAGACGTCGTGTTCACCCACTTCGGGCTGTCAGGCCCGGCGGCGCTGCGCCTCGGGCATTACGTCTCAGTGGCAACCGCTCGTGGCGAGACGCCGTTGCGGCTCGAACTCGACTGGCGTGCCGAGGCCCACGAGGCGGCCGTATTGGACGAGATTCGCGGCCGGTTGGCGGCCGAACCCAAAAAGGCCATCAAGAACTCGCTGGCCGGCTTGCTGCCGGAGCGGGCCCTGCAGCTGTTGCTGGAACTGGCGGCGCTCGATCCGGAACAGACCCCCGCGCACCTTCCCCGCAGTGGATTGGTCCAGCTGGCGGCCCAGATCAAACGCTTTGCGGCCCAGGTCTCGGGCACCGGCAGCCTGGAGGAGGCCTTCGTCACCGGCGGCGGCGTGTCGCTGAAGGAAATCGACCCCCGCACGCTGGAGTCGAGGAAAACCGCGGGCCTGGCGTTTGCCGGTGAGGTGCTCGACGTCCATGCCCACACCGGCGGCTACAACATCACGGTGGCCCTGACGACCGGCTGGGTGGCGGGCCGCTGGGCGGCGGCGCGCGCGCGTGACGAGAGGTCCAGGGTATAA
- the aceA gene encoding isocitrate lyase: MVFDTHLAQAEALERSWREDARWQGVRRDYRAEQVVRLRPSLKPAHTWSEIASRRLWHLLNHEPYLHTFGALSGAQAVQMVQAGLKAIYVSGWQVAADQNAAGQTYPDQSLYPSHSMPMLVRRINQALMRRDQVARVAGEAATDWYVPLVADAEAGFGGPLHAFELVKSLIEAGVGGVHLEDQLASEKKCGHLGGKVLVPTSQFIRTLRAARLAADVLDVPNVLIARTDALSAGLITSDIDPADHASLTGERTSEGFWRIQDGLAAAIRRGLAYAPYADVLWFESSHPDLAEAAQFAAAIHARYPGKRLAYNCSPSFNWRQQLDNDAIAAFQPELGRMGYAFQFVTLAGWHLLNFHSFELASAYRAEGMPAYVALQARELAASTQGYTAVRHQQEVGTGYFDAVLDTLAGGLATTGALRGSTEAAQFHGAAQDG; encoded by the coding sequence ATGGTCTTCGACACCCACCTGGCACAGGCAGAGGCCCTGGAGCGGAGCTGGCGGGAGGACGCGCGCTGGCAGGGCGTGCGTCGGGATTATCGGGCGGAACAGGTCGTCCGCCTGCGTCCGTCGCTCAAGCCGGCCCACACCTGGTCTGAAATCGCGTCTCGTCGCCTCTGGCATCTGCTCAACCACGAGCCCTACCTGCATACCTTCGGCGCGCTCAGTGGGGCCCAGGCGGTCCAGATGGTGCAGGCGGGCCTGAAAGCCATCTATGTTTCAGGCTGGCAGGTGGCCGCGGACCAGAATGCGGCCGGCCAGACCTATCCCGATCAAAGCCTCTATCCCTCGCACTCGATGCCGATGTTGGTGCGGCGCATCAACCAGGCCCTGATGCGCCGTGACCAGGTGGCCCGCGTGGCGGGCGAGGCGGCCACCGACTGGTATGTCCCGCTGGTGGCGGATGCCGAGGCGGGTTTTGGCGGGCCGCTCCATGCCTTCGAACTGGTCAAGTCCCTGATCGAGGCGGGGGTGGGCGGGGTACACCTCGAGGATCAGCTGGCCAGCGAGAAGAAGTGCGGCCATCTGGGAGGCAAGGTGCTGGTGCCGACCAGCCAGTTCATTCGGACCCTGCGCGCCGCCCGCCTCGCCGCGGATGTGCTGGATGTCCCGAACGTTCTGATCGCGCGAACCGATGCCTTGTCGGCGGGGCTGATCACCAGTGACATCGACCCGGCCGATCACGCCAGCCTGACGGGGGAGCGGACGTCCGAGGGTTTCTGGCGCATCCAGGACGGACTTGCCGCCGCCATCCGCCGGGGCCTCGCCTACGCCCCCTATGCGGATGTGCTCTGGTTCGAAAGCTCGCACCCGGATCTGGCCGAGGCCGCTCAATTCGCGGCCGCGATCCACGCCCGTTATCCCGGCAAGCGCCTGGCCTACAACTGCTCGCCCTCGTTCAACTGGCGTCAGCAACTCGACAACGATGCGATCGCCGCCTTTCAGCCCGAACTGGGGCGAATGGGCTATGCCTTCCAGTTCGTGACCCTGGCCGGCTGGCATCTGCTGAATTTCCACAGTTTCGAGCTGGCTTCCGCCTATCGGGCTGAGGGCATGCCCGCCTACGTCGCGCTGCAGGCCCGCGAACTGGCCGCCAGCACGCAGGGCTACACGGCGGTGCGCCATCAGCAGGAGGTGGGCACCGGTTACTTCGACGCCGTGCTCGACACGCTCGCCGGGGGCCTGGCCACCACGGGGGCGTTGCGGGGCTCCACCGAGGCGGCGCAGTTTCACGGGGCGGCTCAGGACGGTTAG
- a CDS encoding hotdog fold domain-containing protein has product MARSAAVQLRSAWQFCQRVPGGRWLFSRLFGWLVPYTGTVGLRVDELRPGYARLSMKDRRAVRNHLRSIHAIALANLAEATSGLAMNIALPAHGRAIVTRVTMEYRKKARGRLVATCEAGVPDCSVDREVMVVSEVRDAQDEVVAVATVTWRVGPQGAAA; this is encoded by the coding sequence ATGGCCCGATCCGCCGCCGTCCAGCTTCGCTCCGCCTGGCAGTTCTGTCAGCGGGTGCCGGGAGGGCGCTGGCTGTTCAGTCGCCTGTTTGGCTGGCTCGTGCCGTACACCGGGACCGTCGGTCTGCGCGTGGACGAGTTGCGGCCCGGCTACGCGCGTCTGTCGATGAAAGATCGGCGGGCCGTGCGCAACCACCTGCGCTCGATCCACGCGATCGCCCTGGCCAATCTGGCAGAAGCCACCAGCGGCCTGGCCATGAACATCGCGTTGCCTGCTCACGGCCGCGCGATCGTCACCCGGGTCACGATGGAATATCGCAAGAAGGCCCGGGGACGCCTGGTGGCCACCTGTGAGGCGGGGGTGCCCGACTGTTCGGTCGACCGCGAGGTGATGGTCGTCTCCGAGGTGCGCGATGCCCAGGATGAGGTGGTGGCTGTCGCGACCGTCACCTGGCGCGTGGGGCCCCAGGGGGCGGCGGCCTGA